A region from the Bactrocera dorsalis isolate Fly_Bdor chromosome 1, ASM2337382v1, whole genome shotgun sequence genome encodes:
- the LOC125775861 gene encoding uncharacterized protein LOC125775861 has product MSDEICDIIFRESNRKARQFFDDDNAKHPTREPRSWISITESEFDAYLGVLLLSGVTHSGYVHTKDLWNTKSHPLYRAAMSVRRFWEISRFIRFDNGNTRQQRKQTDKAAAISDVFSMLNSCLRRYYVAEANVTVVEQLYAYRGGTGFTQYIPSKPAKYGIKVWWVCDSISSYPLQGQIYTGKAPSCERERNVDERIVKDLCINLFDGSGRNIVCDNFFTSYNLAKSLMIDNNLSKAIEAMIGRPIRVVDDGAHEAEERDSTGRLKVKENCYICSKRRPTRKACTLCNKPVCAEHSKDLPQCDRCN; this is encoded by the exons ATGTCAGACGAAATATGCGACATAATTTTTCGGGAATCAAATCGAAAGGCAAGGCAATTCTTTGATGATGACAATGCAAAACATCCAACAAGAGAACCGAGATCATGGATTTCCATAACAGAAAGTGAATTTGATGCATATTTGGGCGTACTTTTGCTAAGTGGCGTTACACATTCTGGTTACGTGCATACGAAAGATTTGTGGAATACTAAATCACATCCATTATATCGTGCTGCAATGAGTGTACGACGATTTTGGGAAATTAGCCGCTTCATTCGTTTTGATAATGGAAACACACGCCAGCAACGCAAACAAACTGacaaagcagcagcaatatcgGACGTTTTTTCGATGCTAAACAGCTGTCTTCGTAGATATTACGTGGCAGAAGCCAACGTCACCGTAGTTGAACAATTGTATGCTTATCGTGGTGGAACTGGCTTCACGCAATACATACCATCAAAACCTGCCAAATATGGGATAAAAGTGTGGTGGGTGTGCGACTCCATTTCGTCCTATCCATTGCAG GGACAAATCTATACAGGAAAAGCACCGTCTTGTGAACGTGAAAGAAACGTTGATGAAAGAATAGTCAAAGATTTATGTATCAACCTTTTTGATGGAAGTGGAAGAAATATTGTATGTGACAACTTTTTCACTAGCTACAACTTGGCAAAATCTTTGATGATAGACAATAATTTATCCAAGGCCATCGAAGCCATGATAGGTAGGCCCATCCGAGTTGTGGATGATGGAGCACATGAAGCGGAGGAGCGTGATAGTACGGGACGCCTAAAAGTAAAGGAGAATTGCTACATCTGCTCCAAACGACGCCCTACTCGTAAAGCATGCACATTATGCAACAAACCAGTGTGCGCAGAGCATTCCAAAGACTTGCCGCAATGCGATAGatgtaattga